In the genome of Lysobacter sp. 5GHs7-4, the window CACCCATTTCAACGGCAACGACCTGGGCGACGGCATCGGCGAGGCCGTGGCCGAGGTGATCCCCAGCCTGATCGGCGACATCGTCGGCGGCGCCATCGGCGCGGCCTTCAGCGGCGACGAGACCCGGCTCAAGCGCCTGGAGAACCTGGACGCGCAGATCGAAGCCAAGATCGAGCCGCGCGCCGACGCGCTGGAAGCGCGCGCCGAGGGCCTGTGCCGGCGCATGGAGGCCCTGGACGGGATCGACAACGCGCTGGAACTGCGCGTGGACGGCAAGCCGTTGAATCTGATGACCGCCAAGGTCGGCAAGCGCACGGACGCGGACAAGAAGTAACAAGACGTAAGCGTCGCCGGCCGCAAGGGCGTCGGGGCCCGGCCTTCAGGCCCGGCCGCCCGGCCATCGCGCCGCTGCGCCGGCCGCGGCCCGCCGGCGCCAGTACCCGCCCGTACGCGCGTACAGCCAAAGGCTGCGGTTGGCGTGGCTGGCTTCAGCAGCCACAATAGGGTTTTCGCGCATTTGCGGAGCCCCACGATCATGGCTGAGCTGAAGGAAGCACGCGTCCCCGACATCGGCGACTACGACGGCGTCCCCGTCATCGAACTGCTGGTCGCGGTCGGCGACACGGTGCAGCAGGACCAGGGACTGGTCACGCTGGAATCCGACAAGGCGACCATGGAAGTCCCGGCGCCGTTCGCCGGCATCGTGCGCGAGCTCAAGGTCAAGATCGGCGACAACCTGGCCGAAGGCAGCGTGGTGGCCCTGATCGAACCGGCCGAAGCCGCCGCGCCCGCGCAGGCCGAAGCGCCTAAGGCCGAGGCGCCCGCCGCCGCGCCCGCCCCGGCAGCGCCCGCGCCTGCCGCGCCGGCGGCACCCGCCGCGCCCGCCGCGGCAGCGCCGGCCGCCGCCGCGGCCCCGGTCGCCCTGGCCGGCGCCACCGCCGGCAGCGATCCCGAAGCGATGCCGCCGCGCACCCCGCCGGTCGCCTTCACCGCCGACGAGCTGCTGCCCGACAAGGTGCCCTACGCCAGCCCGGCCGTGCGCCTGTTCGCGCGCGAGCTCGGCGTGGACCTGGCGCGCGTCGCCGGCAGCGCCCGCGGCGGCCGCATCTCCAAGGAAGACGTGCAGTCCTTCGTCAAGGGCGTGATGCAGGGCGGTGGCGGCACGCCGGCCGCGGCCGGCGCCGCGCCCGCGCTGGGCGCCGGCCTCAACCTGCTGCCCTGGCCCAAGGTCGACTTCAGCAAGTTCGGCGAAACCGAAACCAAGCCGCTGTCGCGCATCCAGAAGCTGTCCGGCGCCAACCTGGCGCGCAACTGGGCGATGATCCCGCACGTCACCCAGCACGACGACGCCGACATCACCGACCTGGAAGCGCTGCGCGTGGCGCTCAACAAGGAAAACGAAAAGGCCGGCATCAAGCTGACCATGCTCGCGTTCCTGATGAAGGCCAGCGTCGCCGCGCTGCAGAAATTCCCCACCTTCAACGCCTCGCTCGACGCCTCGGGCGAGAACCTCACGTTGAAGAAGTACTTCCACATCGGCTTCGCCGCCGACACCCCGAACGGCCTGGTCGTGCCGGTGGTGCGCGACTGCGACCAGAAGGGCGTGCTGCAGATCGCGCGCGAGACCGGCGAACTGGCCGCCAAAGCGCGCGAAGGCAAGCTCGGTCCGGCCGACATGAGCGGCGGCTGCTTCTCGATCAGCTCGCTGGGCGGTATCGGCGGCACCGCGTTCACCCCGATCGTCAACGCGCCGGAAGTCGCGATCCTGGGCGTGTCGAAGTCGGCGACCAAGCCGGTCTGGGACGGCAAGCAGTTCGCGCCGCGCCTGGTGCTGCCGCTGTCGCTGTCCTACGACCACCGCGTCATCGACGGCGCCGCCGCCGCGCGCTTCACCGCGTATCTGGCCCAGCTGCTGGCCGATATGCGGCGCGTGCTGCTGTAAGCCGGCGGCGTCGGGCGCGACCATGCCGAACCGGCTACGCCAGTGCGCGATCGGGCTGCTGCTCGCCGGCAGCCTGTGGTCGGCCATGGCCCAGGCCGCCGCGGCCACGCCGCCGCGCTCGCTGCAGGCCACGCTGGACGCGCATCTGGCCGCGATCAACGCGCGCGATCTCGAC includes:
- a CDS encoding dihydrolipoyllysine-residue acetyltransferase, producing MAELKEARVPDIGDYDGVPVIELLVAVGDTVQQDQGLVTLESDKATMEVPAPFAGIVRELKVKIGDNLAEGSVVALIEPAEAAAPAQAEAPKAEAPAAAPAPAAPAPAAPAAPAAPAAAAPAAAAAPVALAGATAGSDPEAMPPRTPPVAFTADELLPDKVPYASPAVRLFARELGVDLARVAGSARGGRISKEDVQSFVKGVMQGGGGTPAAAGAAPALGAGLNLLPWPKVDFSKFGETETKPLSRIQKLSGANLARNWAMIPHVTQHDDADITDLEALRVALNKENEKAGIKLTMLAFLMKASVAALQKFPTFNASLDASGENLTLKKYFHIGFAADTPNGLVVPVVRDCDQKGVLQIARETGELAAKAREGKLGPADMSGGCFSISSLGGIGGTAFTPIVNAPEVAILGVSKSATKPVWDGKQFAPRLVLPLSLSYDHRVIDGAAAARFTAYLAQLLADMRRVLL